The Prosthecobacter vanneervenii sequence CTGGGGGGTGTTGCCGGTGTACTGGAAGCAGCTCGGCCACCTGGGCAGTGATGTGGCGCTGGCCCAGCGTGTGGTGTGGACCTTGGCTACGGTGATGCCGCTGCTGATGCTGCGTGGCGAGTGGTCTGGCTTTCTTCGCTCTTTACGAAATGCACGGCTCCTCGGCGCCCACGCATGGTCTGCTTTTCTATTAGCCATCAATTGGGGCGTCTTTGTGTGGGCCGCCCAGCATGGTCGCATCATCGACTGCAGCCTTGGCTACTTCATCAATCCGCTGCTGAATGTGCTCATCGGCAGCCGGTTGCTCGGAGAGAGGCTGACGGGTCTGCAAAAGCTCAGCATCTTCTCCGCAGCATGCGGGGTGCTGACGCAGCTCGTGCTTGTGGGGCGTTTTCCATGGATCGGCCTGCTGCTGGCGGGGAGCTTCGCTCTTTACGGCCTGGCGCGTCGGCGTTCGCCTTTGGGCTCTTTGCCCGGGCTGGCCATGGAGACAGTTGTCGGTGTGCCGGTGGCGCTGGTCTATCTGATCTGGGCGCAGCAGAGCAGCCTGCCCATATGGGGCACGGCCTCCGCACATGACCTGCTGCTCATCATCGGTCTCGGCATCATCACCACTATTCCGCTGCTGGGCTTTGCGCATGGCGCGCGCCAGCTGCCGTTTGCCCTGCTGGGCGTGCTGCAGTTTTTGGCACCCACCGGTCAGTTTCTGGTGGGCGCTCTCCTCTACCATGAACCGGTAGGCACAGGAACCCTGCTCTCCTTTGGCCTTATCTGGCTCGGAGTGCTGCAGTTTTGCGGCGATCTCTGGCTGCGAAAGCCCGGCAAGGCCTGAGAAGCCTCACGGCCTCGCGGCCAGCGACAGCTCGATGATCTTCGCGCAGAGGTCCGGGAACTCGATGCCCACGGCCTTGGCAGCTTTGGGCAGCAGGCTGCTGCTCGTCATGCCGGGGATGGTGTTCACCTCCAGCACAAAGGGGGCTTGATCGCTGTCCCGCAGCATCACATCCACACGGCCATACACCTCGGTGCCGCAGGATTGGAAGGCCTTCAGCGCGGCGTCCTGCACAGCTTTGGTCACCTCGGGGCTCAGATTGGCTGGGCAGTTGTAGTTCGTTTTGCCCGTGCCACCCATCCACGGGTACTTGTTGTTGATGTCGTAAAAGCCCTCCACGGGTTCGATGTGGATGATGGGCAGCACCTGATCGCCAAGCACGCCGACGGTCAGCTCCTTGCCAGCCACGTAGTCTTCGATCAGCGTGTCATGGCCAAACTTCTTCGCGTCTTCCAGGGCAGACTCCAGTTCAGCCTGAGTGTGGCAGATGTGCACGCCCACGCTGGAGCCTTCACGTGGCGGCTTCACCACCAGTGGCAGGCCGATGGCAAGCGGCTGGCTGCCATCCAGCGGGTAGGTCTGCGAGCGTGGAGTGGGCACACCAGCGGCGATGAAGCGCTCCTTGCTCAGCAGCTTGTCAAAGGCGATTCGGCTGCTGGCCACGCCGGCGCCGGTGTAGCGGATGCCCCGCTGCTCTAGGATCGACTGGATC is a genomic window containing:
- a CDS encoding D-alanine--D-alanine ligase, whose product is MLDLTNKKIALLMGGPGSERKVSLKTAESVAEALRSKGATVVEVDVTGPDFEVPGDVFIAMNLIHGTFGEDGQIQSILEQRGIRYTGAGVASSRIAFDKLLSKERFIAAGVPTPRSQTYPLDGSQPLAIGLPLVVKPPREGSSVGVHICHTQAELESALEDAKKFGHDTLIEDYVAGKELTVGVLGDQVLPIIHIEPVEGFYDINNKYPWMGGTGKTNYNCPANLSPEVTKAVQDAALKAFQSCGTEVYGRVDVMLRDSDQAPFVLEVNTIPGMTSSSLLPKAAKAVGIEFPDLCAKIIELSLAARP
- the rarD gene encoding EamA family transporter RarD; translated protein: MNSEKTSANAALSAVLAFGLWGVLPVYWKQLGHLGSDVALAQRVVWTLATVMPLLMLRGEWSGFLRSLRNARLLGAHAWSAFLLAINWGVFVWAAQHGRIIDCSLGYFINPLLNVLIGSRLLGERLTGLQKLSIFSAACGVLTQLVLVGRFPWIGLLLAGSFALYGLARRRSPLGSLPGLAMETVVGVPVALVYLIWAQQSSLPIWGTASAHDLLLIIGLGIITTIPLLGFAHGARQLPFALLGVLQFLAPTGQFLVGALLYHEPVGTGTLLSFGLIWLGVLQFCGDLWLRKPGKA